The stretch of DNA CGGGGATCTGGAGCTTCGGTAGCGACAACCACTCGCGCCACCCTACGACAAGTCTCGTATTCTCCCTGGTCGTATGCGACATATCTTTCGAAGATCCGTTGCGAAAGCCACTAGTTTGTCGAGATCCCTCGGGTTCGGTCTCGAATTTCCCGGACAACTACCCGAGTCTAGACGGTTGGCCCTAAACCGTATTCGATGTTGCCGCGTGCCGTTTCGTTCTTCAAGCGGGTAGACGGAGAACTCAAAGGTCACACCGGCAAGCCCGGGAATCCACGATCCATGATCGAGTGGCCATCGGAGGTGAGCCCGAACCGGGCTATGCGGCGAAGGCAGAGGGGACCCGCGTTGGCGAAGTACAGCGATCCGCCGAAGCGCATCACCGAAATCTTCGGGCTGGTCTCACGCGGATGGACCTCGATGTCGCGCATGGTGCCGCCCTGGTATCGCGAGAGCACGGCGAAAGGGGGGGCGGAGTCTGTGCCATAGAAAAAGGAACAGGCCGACTTCCGCGAGGATACCCTTGTCCAGATGCGGGGCGCATATCAGCGTCAGAACAAATGTTACCACCGCCACGACCCCATCGTGAGCTTGGGTCTTCCAGGCGTGGATGATTGGCTTGATCTTGATCAATTCGATGATCGCCATGATGATGACCGCGGCAAGTGTTGCCACCGTCAGGCGATACCGTGGCGGCGTCAGCCACTGCAGCGTGGCCATCAGGCCCAGCTCTGTGACGATAGAAGAGGATCCCGCCTGTGCCCAGACGTTGATATTGACCGCGGAACGTGGTCCCTACTCACCCGGGATGGCCACCTCCCGGGCGTCACTCATGAGTCGGATCGCGTTTTCGAGATCGATCTGGTCGGGATTCTCGGCACTCTGTGCCTCAAGTTTCTCGAACAGATCGTCCTGCTCGAGGATGCGGTTCTCACCGTCCGCGTGCTGAAGATAGGCCGCCCAGGGGATGAACTTGGTCAGTGGGAAGAGTCGCTCGTCGGTGGGCGAGATGTCGATATTCAGGCCAGAGATGAAGAACACCCGTGCGCCGCGATAACCGGGTGCCCGCAGAATGCTGCGGTAGGTCCGGTCGAATTCGACCTGCGTGTTGACCTTTGCGGCGACCAGCAGGGGCGAGCGCGAGGCCAGAATCCAGGGCATCACGGTAAGCAGGTTCTGTTCCAGGTGCCCACGTCCCTCTTCGTCCCCCTCGATCGTCCGGAGAAAGTAGCACCAGTGCGGCAGCAGCCTGTCCCCGATCGGACGCGTCGCGGATGCCTGTGCATGCTGGTCGAGGTGCTGAGACAGTTCCGGGGAGGCCAGAAAGCACCTCGACGTACTGAAGGCGCGCACCGGATTCAATATGCCGTTGGCGTCGGGCGTTACGAGACGGTCCAGATGCAGGAACAGGCCCTCGTCGCGCGTCTCGTCGAGGAGCTGGTTGTCAATCGTGATCGTCCAGTTTCCGTCGTTGCGCGAAATCAGGATGTTCTCGCGGGCGAACCGGTGTTCGGCGTCGTACCAGGAAAGCACGCTGTCCACCTTCCCGCAGCTCGAGCTCAGGGTGCAGTCGTCGGTCTGCATCCGCTTGTAGACGCCGTAGGATCTGGTCTCCGGGTTGTAGCCGACATGGCTCGCCTGGATGATAACCAGGTCCTTGCCGTGCTCGGCGTGGGGGCCGTGCCGGTCGGTCGCGACGACCCCGCCGACCATACCGTGGTTGAACGGAAAGGCGCAGAAGTGTTTGGCGATGAGAATGACAGGGTAGCCCTGACTCTCGTCGGCGCAGAAGGCGCGAGACGGCATGATCTTGCCGGCCTGGAACCCCAGCGACTTGCAGAGGTTGTAGAGTTTGGGCATGAACACGCTATAGCGCATGATCCTGCCCTCGATCCGGAAACTCGCTATCGAGGCCAGCGGGTTACTGTTTGTGCGATACATGCCTTTCCTTAATCTTTCAGATACTGTTGTCGGGATTCCGGCAAGGGTCTGTCGGCCACGGGGTCAGGGCTGCGGTGAAGCCCTGCGGATCGAGGCGCCGGCTGCTCGAAGGGTGAATCTCCATCGCCGCGGCAACCATTTACCTGGGATGACAGGCAATATCAAGACCGCGGTTCGTGACCTGGGGAAATCAGGCCGGCACTCGTTCGGGATGTCGTCCGGGTTTTCATGCTCCTACCATAACGGCAATGCCTGCGACCTGGTACAGTACGTGTGTAGCGGCGACGAGCTGTTGCACCGCGTCGAGCGAGGGGTCTGGGTCAGAACCGGCCCCTGCGGGCCGGAATAGGGAAGCTGTTGGAAACCGGCCGCGACGGCGTTTCACCGCCTTGCAGCGTGCCCCAGCGCCGGAAGGCGAATGCCTTTAGAACAGCCCCTCGCCGCGGGTGAAATAGAGTACGGCGGCATCCAGCACCAGCGCGATGCCCACCAATCCGAGTATCAACGGCATCAGGAAGGCGCCGGCGCGATCCACCTTTACCGAAGGCCTTCGGCGGCGTCAATCGCTCCACCGAGGGCCCTGACTTCTCCTGACCGTTTCCACCACGGCTTCGCCACGCCACCCAGAAGAGCAGGACGCCGACCAGCAGGGCGATACCAAAGTCCAGGGGCTCCGGGTTGGACAGGCGCCGGGATATGGTTTCGAATGCGAACGCCAGGGCGATGCCGAAGACGAGATACGCGACGGTATGGCCGAGTAGCACGGCGATCGAATCGCCGATCGATCTGTCTGAGCCGACCGCGTAGGCCATGAACGCGAACAGCACCGGGTTGACGATGTCCGCCAGCAGGATGGGAACCAGTACGCCCAGAGTTCGAGCATATCGTCAGAAACCGGTCAGGGGGCGACGATCGAGATACGGCATGGCATTCCCTGGCCAGATCGTCGCCCCCAGATTGCCAGCGGACTGCCTCGACCCGGCGGTTCTCGGCCTGTCCCTCCTTGGTGTCGTTGGAGGCGATACGTCGAGCCCGGTTTCAGCACCAGTAGCATGCCGGATCCGCTTCGCTTGATCCGACCTACGGTTTTTCCGAGCTTTCAGCGAGTCATGACATCGCGTCGGGTGGAACAAGCATGCCGGATCCGCTTCGCTTGATCCGACCTACGGTTTTTCCTTGCTTTCAGTGAGTCATCACATCGCGTCGGGTGGAACAAGCATGCCGGATCCGCTTCGCTTGATCCGGCCTACGGTTTTCCCGAGCTTTCAGCGAGTCATGACATTGCGTAGGGTGGAACAAGCGCAGCGGTTCCACCGTCATGGGTGTCTGCGGAACCCAACCGGAAAGAAGACCGCGGGGCCGAGATCAGGTCCTCTGAGCTTGTCCGCTGGTGCACCAGTCTGCACCAGGTAGTTGCGAACGGCCTCCGCGCGGTGCACGGACAGGTCCATGTTGTACTTCGGATTGCCGGTGCTGTCGGTGTGACCGATGATGATGCCTGCATAGGCCGAAGAGAGTTCCGGGCGGATCTGGCGGCGATAGTCCTCGATGGCGGCCTTCCCCTCCTCGGTGAACTCCGCGCTGTCGAATGCAAACAGCGCTGCGGCGGGAATCACGAATGCCGAATCGATGCCCGATGGAGCGCCTTCGACGATCTCGACCTGTGCGTCGAGGGTGACGCTGTCGCAGCCGATGACGCTCGCCATTTCCGGGGTCCAGTCCCGGGTGTGGACGCACTCGCCGGTGCCGCTGCGCACGATGTTGCCTTCCGAGTCCGTGACGTAACCGGGGACCTCGACGCGTGACTGGGCGTGCATGATGCCTGCGGTCAGCAAGGCGGAGGACAGAAATCCGGTCAAGAGGTAACGCGGGGCTCGAGTGGACAGCGGCATGTGAGTTCCCCTGTTTGTGATGTTTCCGATCGATCAATGGTCGTTAAGTCTTCGAGTTTCATGATGGTTTTCATCCCCCATCATGAACAGATCTCCTTCCGGCTTCAGACTCATTATCATGTTAGAAATACCACCCTCCCTTCAGACTCATTTCATATTGGACAAGGCTTGGTATAGCGATTTCGGGAAAAGTGGCGCACTATTACGTCCGGGCAGGGTTCTACCTGTTACTCCGACGCAGATCATTCCCTCAACGATTTCCCCTGGGTCTTGACCGCTGCCGACGTTCCGGGATGCTGCCTGTCGCGCGACCTACGCCATTGGTCCGGATGAATGCCGGGTTGACCCGTCTGCCGTCGACCCGATCATCGGGACCCCATTTCTAAAGACGATTCAATGAACCCTTACAAAGGTGACAAGCGATGATTCAATTACGCAAATCCGGCGGTACGCTACTGGCAGCGGCCATTCTCGGGACCGCCATCTGTTCGAGCAGCGCCTATGCGGGCGGCATGGGCATGGGAAGCAGCCGCGGGCCGGGCTACGGTTACGGCGGGGGACCTGGTTACGCCGGGGGACCCGGTTACGGCGGACCTGGTTACGGCGGACCCGGTTACGGGGCGGGCCCGGGTTATGGACCTGGACCGCAGGCCGGCTACGAACAGGCCCCAGTCGAGGCTGAGCCGGGACCCGGCGGAAGTGGTCCGGAAGCGGCTTTAGATCCCGGGACCGACACGGAGCTTGCTCCGGGCGGGGACGCGTTAGCGCCCGGGTATGGCCCGGGTCCAGGGGCCGGCTACGGACCGGGTCCAGGGGCCGGCTACGGGGCGGGTCCAGGGGCCGGCTACGGGCCGGGTGCAAGGGCCGGTTACGGGCCGGGTCCGGGGGCCGGCTGCGGGGCGGGTCCGGGGGCCGGCTGCGGGGCGGGTCCAGGGGCCGGCTGCGGGGCGGGTCCAGGGGCCGGCTGCGGGGCGGGTCCAGGGGCCGGTTACGGGCCGGGTCCCCGCTACGGGCGCGGAACACGCGGGTTCTATGGCACGGGTTATGGTCCGGACGAGGGAAGCAGGTCCGGAATGGGTATGGGAGGTGGACCTCGTGGTCCCCGGTACGGTTATCCGGGCGGCTTCGGTGATGAACCCGGTTACGGGTATGGTCCGGGGGAGCGAAGCGGATCGGGAATGGGGATGGGGGGCGGACCCCGTGGTCCCCGAGGCGGTTACCCGGGGGGTATGGGCGGTCGCTGGTAAAGCGGTAAAGGGAGGGGGTCGGTTACCCACGGGTAGTCGATCCTTTCCGCCGACGAATGCAAATCAACCGGTTTCCAGTCGCGTTCGACCTTAGGCGATTTCTGTCAAATGACATACCATCCATTCGAACCGGTTGACCCCGGGTAGGATTCTGGTCCACGGGTTTTTCGTCAGCGTACCGTGAGGCGGATCTTTTCGCCCGTCAGCCCGATGTTCACCCGGCTGCCGTCGGGGCATTTTCCCTTGACGATCATCATCGCCAGCGGATTCTCCACCTGCCGCTCCACCTCGCGCCGCAAGGGCCGGGCGCCATAGGCCGGATCGAATCCGTCCCTGGCCAGCTTGTCGATCACGGCGTCATCGACGGCGAGCGTGATCGACCTGTGCCGCATGCGCGCTTCCAGTTCCTCGACGAACATAGCGGCGATCTGCTTGACCTCCTCGCTTTCGAGATAGTGGAACACGATGGTGTCGTCCAGCCGGTTCAGGAACTCTGGCTTGAAGAACTTCTTGACCTCACGCAGGACCAGCTGTCTCGCCTCCTTGTAGTCGGGCGTTTCCGAGCGCATGAAACCGACAGGGCGCTTGTCCGGTGACAGCGCATCGGTACCGAGGTTGGAAGTGCCGATCAGGATGGTGTTGCGGAACGAGACCCTGCGGCCCTGGGCATCGGTCAGTTGCCCGTCCTCGAGCACCTGGAGGAGCATGTTGAACACGTCGGGATGGGCCTTCTCAACCTCGTCGAGCAGTACGACGGTGTAGGGGTTTCGCCGTACTTTCTCGGTCAACTGCCCGCCCTCTCCGTAGCCGATGTACCCGGGGGGTGCGCCGATCATCTTCGAAACCTCATGGCGCTCCATGTACTCGGACATATCGAGACGCACGATGCGCGACTCGTCGTCCAGCAGGAAGGCAGCCAGGGCGCGGGCCAGTTCGGTCTTTCCGACACCGGTGGGTCCGAGGAACAGGAACGACCCGATCGGGCGTGATGCCGAGGTGACCCCGGCCCGGTTGCGCCGGATGGCGTCGGCGACGGCCCGTACCGCGTCTTCCTGACCGACGATGCGCTTGTGCAGGTTCTCTTCCATGCGGACCAGTTTGTCCGCCTCGGTTTCCACCATGCGTGCGACGGGGATGCCGGTCCAGCGCGACACGACGTACGCGATGTCTTCTGCCGTTACCGAAGCGTCTTCCTTGCTGCGGTCTGCCCGCCATGCCTCTCTGGCGTCCTTGAGCCGCTTCTCGATGGTCAGGATGTCCATCTGCAGGCGGGCGGCCTTCTCGAAGTCCTGATCGTTGAAGGCGCCGGTCTTGTCGCGGGACAGCCTCTGATGTTCCCGTTCCAGTTCCCGGATGCCGCGCGGAATCGAGACGGTACGGATGTGTTTTCGTGATCCCGCCTCGTCCAGCAGATCGACGGCCTTGTCGGGAAGGCGCCGGTCGGAAATATAGCGTTCCGAGAGTCGTGCCGCGGCATCGATCGTGGTGTCCTCGTACTGGATCTGATGATGCCCTTCGTAACGCGGTGCGATGCCCTTGAGGATGCGTATCGTCTCCTCCACGTCGGGCTCACGGATCAGGATGGGGTGGAAGCGTCGCTCCAGCGCCTTGTCCTGCTCGATATAGCGGCGATACTCGTCGAGCGTGTCCGCCCCGATGACCTGCAGGCTGCCCTGGGCCAGCGCGGTCTTGAGCAGGCTGGGGGCATCGAGCCCTCCGGCGCCGGCGCCTGACCCGACGACGGTGTGCAGCTCGTCGATAAACAGGATCACCTGACCCCTGGCCTTGATCACGGCGTCGCGGACGGACTTCAGGCGTTCCTCGAATTCGCCCCGCATGTTCGCGCCCGCCACGATCTCCCCCATGTCCAGGGACAGCAGGCGTTTGTTGATCAGGGTGTCCGGTACGTCGGCCTCGGCGATGCGCTGGGCAAGTCCTTCCACGATAACCGTCTTGCCCACGCCGGCCTCTCCGATCAGGGCCGGATTGTTCTTCCTTCGCCTTGAGAGGGTCTGAACGACCTGACCGATTTCTTCTTCGCGGCCGATCACCGGATCGAGCTCGCCGGCGCGCGCCTGTTCAGTCAGGTCGCGGGTGTATCTCGTAAGGACGTCCACCTCGTTTTCGGCGTCAACGCTGCCGATGGTGCGCCCGCCCCGGAGTTTCCCCAGCGCATCCCGGGCCTTCGCGCTGCGTAGACCCGCCTCCCGCAGAAATTCCGCGGTGTAGCCCGCTTTCGGATCGAACAGGGCTAGGAACAGTGTGCCGGTCGAAATGTACTGGTCGCCGAGTCGGTTCGCCTCTTCCCGTGCCGCCCGCAGGACCTCGGCGACCTCCTGAGAGGCGACAATCTGGCTTGCCTGTACGGGCGCGGCCCTCTGGTAGTGCCGATAGATCTGGCTCTTGAGCCCGGCGATGGTCTCGACGGGATTCGGGACTATCTGCTCGAGCACCTTCACCACTTCGGAGTCCGGTTGCGCCAGCAGGCCGAGCAGGAGGAAGTCCGGCGTCAGGACGTTCTGTTTCTGCGCGACCAGTTCGGCCACGGCGATCTCGATCGTCTGGCGGACCTTGTGCGTGCTCTGCTGGATGTAACTCTGGAATAGGTCCATGTCGGTCGCACCGGATTCGACGTCGAATGCCCAGCCCGCCCGCCGGCGGATACCAGGTCCTTGGAGAGTCTCGGCCTACAGAATCTTTGACAGTGTAAACAGGGTTGCGGCGGGCGTGCGACCCCAGATGAGGCAGGGTCGAAATTGCCTCAAGTCTCGCGGTGAACCACAAGTCATTGGTGCATCGATTGATCACAGCGAAAAGCCCGGCGAAGGCCCGTATCAATCGCATTTCCGCGGGTTGTCGATTTGTTTCAGTTGTTTCAACTGCGTCGGCAATTTCCTACTTTTTCTTTTCGCCCGCCGCGCTGTCGATCACACCGAAGCGCTCGGTCATTGCATCGAATGGAGGCTTTCGCGACTACACCCTCACGGCGACCTACAGCTCTCCGGCGACGGCTGCAGGCGTTCAGGAGATCAATATCCGGGAGGACGACTTCTTCGACGAGATCCTGGACGCGAGCGTCCTGGTCAGTTACGACGCAGGGTCAACCGCAGGGACCGGCTCTTTCCGTCTGCTTTGCGTCAGTACTAGGGGCATCCTGGTCGGCGACGATAACCGATCCGAGGAAGAGGACGAGTACGACGTCTACGCCGAGTATGGAAATTTTCTCGCCCCGGATATCCAGAGTCCCAACGTCAAGATTCAGTGTGAGTAGGACGAAAACGACGCGCGAGTGAGGGTCGGCCAACTGAAACGGAGTTTTTCTCCTTCCCCCTTGAGGGGGAAGGTCGGGATGGGGGTGGGCTTATACGGGAGAGTATGAGTCGGTTGATGGTACCGATTTTCCCTACCAGGGTAAGGCGAGCTGATTCCCGAGAGGTATTCCACGATACATACGTCTTCATATTGCTGACGGCCTTTACCGTGAATGGCATCGGTGCCGAGGCAGTCGCGGGTGATTGCGTTCCGACAGAGAAACAGGTCCTCGGCACACACCACAAGCCGGTCGACCGCCAGACCGGCGATATCGGCAAGGGTCTGGTGATCAGCGGGCGCGTGCTCTTGGCCGGCGGTTGCGCCCCATTGCCGGCGCACGTATCGAGCGCTGGCAGGCTGATCGCTCAGTGGGCTATGTGGATCGGATGCGGGCATGGCCGCCGTGCGATGAACAGGGTAACTACCGCCTCGGGACCGAATGGCCGGGCGCCCCGGTGCCGCATATCCTTTCCATCGTCACCGCGCCGGGTCACAAGCGGCTCGTCACCCAATGGTTCGGCGACGAACCCATCGAAGACATCGAATTCGATCTCGTACTCTCTACCGAGTAAGCACAGGGTCCTGGATGGTTCCCCCCGCCGGCAGGACTGGATTGAGGATGATGATGGCGAAGAGGTGGCGCCGGCTCACCGGACGGTTGCATGTGCGCTGGGGTATCGTATAGACCGAATAGCGGAAGGGCCTCCCGATGTTCTTTCCGACCGGCGTTGCATCGTCTGACGGCAATCCCCGCTCGAACGACTACAATGCATCGGGTATCCAAACGATTCCCTGACGATGGGCCGGTTCGATCACATTTGCGCATTCCACCTGATACTGGGTAACGCGCGCTACCCGGTTCCGCGCGCACGTCTGGAAAAGGAGCTCGAATGTTCCCGGGCGACCATCAAGCGCATCATCGAGGGATGCGACTGTTGTCGCGCCTTGATGACGAACGAAAATCCGGCGCAATCTGGTATGCCATTTTCCGGCAATCGCCTAAAAAACGAGGCTCCCCTCGCCCATGTGTACGCTATCGACCGTCAGCGCAAGGCTTCGGATATCCGGCACCCTGTATGGGCCAGCACCAAGCACAGCGTGCGCACGTCCGGGCGCTCTTGCTGTCCTGCTGCCGTGATAAAAAGATCGAGCTCGTCGGCGTTCAGATATTTGCGATTTCCATCACAAGTGAACAGTTCGTAAGCCATCTGTTCACCCTAACGCAAGCCGCGCGGAAATCAAGCCTTAATTTTATACGCCGGCGACGACCTGGCTCAGAGCTGCCTGCACAGAAGTAAGTGAACACTATGAATGCATTCTGTTCACCCGCCAGACTGGGACTTATTCCATGCTGTTTACAAATGCCTTGGCGCATCCATGCTTTTATGCAGCACCCGGACAATCAGAATGTCCCGCAGCTCCGGCATATAAAACACGACGTGGGATTGATACTCGTAACGGCGCAACTCCGGCGCAAGGTCAAGG from Gammaproteobacteria bacterium encodes:
- a CDS encoding OmpA family protein, with translation MPLSTRAPRYLLTGFLSSALLTAGIMHAQSRVEVPGYVTDSEGNIVRSGTGECVHTRDWTPEMASVIGCDSVTLDAQVEIVEGAPSGIDSAFVIPAAALFAFDSAEFTEEGKAAIEDYRRQIRPELSSAYAGIIIGHTDSTGNPKYNMDLSVHRAEAVRNYLVQTGAPADKLRGPDLGPAVFFPVGFRRHP
- a CDS encoding ATP-dependent Clp protease ATP-binding subunit codes for the protein MDLFQSYIQQSTHKVRQTIEIAVAELVAQKQNVLTPDFLLLGLLAQPDSEVVKVLEQIVPNPVETIAGLKSQIYRHYQRAAPVQASQIVASQEVAEVLRAAREEANRLGDQYISTGTLFLALFDPKAGYTAEFLREAGLRSAKARDALGKLRGGRTIGSVDAENEVDVLTRYTRDLTEQARAGELDPVIGREEEIGQVVQTLSRRRKNNPALIGEAGVGKTVIVEGLAQRIAEADVPDTLINKRLLSLDMGEIVAGANMRGEFEERLKSVRDAVIKARGQVILFIDELHTVVGSGAGAGGLDAPSLLKTALAQGSLQVIGADTLDEYRRYIEQDKALERRFHPILIREPDVEETIRILKGIAPRYEGHHQIQYEDTTIDAAARLSERYISDRRLPDKAVDLLDEAGSRKHIRTVSIPRGIRELEREHQRLSRDKTGAFNDQDFEKAARLQMDILTIEKRLKDAREAWRADRSKEDASVTAEDIAYVVSRWTGIPVARMVETEADKLVRMEENLHKRIVGQEDAVRAVADAIRRNRAGVTSASRPIGSFLFLGPTGVGKTELARALAAFLLDDESRIVRLDMSEYMERHEVSKMIGAPPGYIGYGEGGQLTEKVRRNPYTVVLLDEVEKAHPDVFNMLLQVLEDGQLTDAQGRRVSFRNTILIGTSNLGTDALSPDKRPVGFMRSETPDYKEARQLVLREVKKFFKPEFLNRLDDTIVFHYLESEEVKQIAAMFVEELEARMRHRSITLAVDDAVIDKLARDGFDPAYGARPLRREVERQVENPLAMMIVKGKCPDGSRVNIGLTGEKIRLTVR